The sequence CGGATGATCTCGGACTCGTCCACCCCGATGAGGTCGACCAGCTCCCCGGTGACCGCGGCCACGTCGGCTATCGGGAGGTCGATCTTGTTTATGGCCGGGATGATCTCCAGGTCGTGCTCCAGCGCCATGTAGAGGTTGGCGAGCGTCTGCGCCTGGATGCCCTGGCTCGCGTCCACCAGCAGCACCGCCCCCTCGCAGGCGGCGATCGCCCGCGAGACCTCGTACGCGAAGTCCACGTGCCCCGGGGTGTCGATGAGGTTGAGGGTGTAGGTCTCCCCGCCCCGGCGGTGGAGCAGCCTCACCGCCTGCGCCTTGATCGTGATGCCCCGCTCGCGTTCGATCTCCATGGTGTCGAGGATCTGATCGACCCTCTCCCTCTCGGAGACCGCGTCGGTGAGCTCGAGCAGGCGGTCGGCGAGGGTGCTCTTCCCGTGGTCTATGTGTGCGATTATGCAGAAGTTGCGCGTGTTCCGTGCGGTGCTCTCCACCCGAGAGAGTCTAACACGATTGCCTTCGCACCCCCGGCATGTTACATTCTTCCGGTCCGAGGTTCTCACCGGAAGAAGGAGGCAGGATACCATGCCGGCACCGTCGAAGAGGGAGCGTCAGAACCGCAGGCGTTACGAGCGCAACCGCAGCGTGCGCACCCGCCTGCGCAACCTCTCCAAGCGCTTCTACCGGGCACTCGAGGCCGGGGAGGTCGAGCAGGCGCGCGCGCTGCGCGACACCAGCCAGAAGGAGTACGCGAAGGCGACGACGAAGGGGATAATCCACCGCAACAAGGCCTCGCGCAAGCTGAGTCGCCTCGACCGCGCGCTCGCGAAGGTCTCCTCACGGGGCGAGAGGGAGGGCTAGGAGGCCCTCTCCCGGCACAGCTCGATCGTGGCGAGCTCGACCTGGAGGCGCGCCTCCAGGTCGCTTCTTCCTTTGAGCCCGCTCTCCAGGGCGAGCAGCACCGAGAGGGCGCGCTCGATGTCGGCGGGGTTCAGATTCCGGGCCTGCTCCGCGAGCTTGCGGGCGACGAACGGCGGCACCCCGAGCTGTCCGGCGAGCTCGCGCGGGGCGGCCCCCTCCTGCACGAGGTCGAGCGCCCGGCCCACCAGACGGAACTGACGTCGCATCATGTACACGACCCGCAGCGGCGGCTCCCCGGTGGCGAAGAGCCGGGCGAGCGCCTCGAGCGCTGGCCGTCGCCTGCCCTCGGCCAGCGCGTCGACGAAGGCGAAGATGTTCGACTGCACGTCCGGCGGGCACAGGGCGTCGAGATCCTCCCGGCTTATCCTCTCCCCTTCCCGGTAGAGCGAGAGCTTTTCTATCTCGGAGATCACGCGCAGCTTGTCCTCCGAGCAGCGCCGCGCGAGCTCGGCGGCGACATCCTCGGGCAGCTCCGTCCCGAGCTCCTTCGCGCGACGCGCGGCCCATCGGGCGAGCGCCCGCCCGGTCGGCTGCTTGAGCTCGTGCACCTCGCCCGCCCTCTCGACCGCAGCACGCAACCTCTCGCGGGCGCCGAGCTTCTCCCCGATGAGCACGAGGTCGGTACCCTGCGCGGGGTTCTCGAGGTAGCGCGTGATGAGTTCCTTCTGCCTGGCGTTCCAGGCGTCGATGCCGCGTACGACGACGAGGCTCCCCTCCCCGAACAGCGGAGCGGAATTGCAGGCGGAGACCACCTCTTCCGGTGAGCGGGAGTCGGCCTCGAAGATTACAGCATCGCGCCCCTTCCGGAGCCTCTCGATGCCGCGCCGCTTGCGCTCTTCGTCGTCCCCGAGCAAAAGATAGACTCCCACGCCCGCTATTCTAACCGGCCGCCCACCCGAGCAGGGCGAGCCAGAGCGCCGACCACAGGAGCGCCACCGCTCCCCACAGCTTCATCCTCCCGCGTCCGAGCGCCCCCGAGAGCGCGGCCGGCAGGCAACCGGCGTAGAGCAGCGCCTCCATCCCCACCCCGACCCCGCCCGTCGTAACCGCGGCGAAAGGCAGCGCGGAGAATCCCCCAGCCACGTGCTCGAGCAGGACGACGAGGAACCCGTTCGCGGCGTTCACCGGGTAGGCGAGCGGCGCCAGGAAGCTCCCCGAGAGCGCCCCGAGCATCCCGAGCACGAGGATCGGACCGGAGAGCGGGACGGCGAGCAGGTTCGCGAGCACCCCGGCGACCGAGACCTGCCCGAAGGAGGCGGCGAGTATGGGTGCGGTCGCGATCTGCGCGGCGAGCGAGACGGCGAGAGCCTCCCTCACCCACCGCACCCGCCCGCGGAATGCAGGTGAGAGCAGGCGCGCCAGGGGTTCGCGCAGGAGCAGGATGCCGCCGACGGCGGCGACCGAGAGCTGGAAGCCCACGCTGTAGAGGAGTCGGGGGTTGAAGGCGAGGACTAACGCGAGCATCGCACCCGTGAAGTGTAGCGGGGAGAGCTGGCGCCGGAAGGTGGGCGCCAGCAGTACGAACCCCGAGGCGACCCCGGCACGCACCGCCGAGGGCGGCGCCCCGGCGATTACTATGTACAGCCAGACGATTGCGAGCGCCGCCGGCCCCCGGGCGGCGAGAGGCAGCCCGATCAGGCGCAGCAGCACGTAGAGCGCGGCGGTGATGACCGCGACGTGCTGCCCGGAGATCGCGAGCACGTGCGCGATCCCGCTGCGCCGGAAGTCCTGCTGCAGATCCTCGGGGATTAGCGACTCGTCCCCGAGGACCATCCCCTGCACGACGGCGGCCTCGCGCGGGGCGAGCCCGTAGCCGAGCGCCTCCCGCGCGCGCCGGTGCACCTCCCCGACCCATCCCCCACCCTCCACGAGCCGCACCGAGCGGGCCTCGAGCACGGCCGAGATGCCCTTCGTCGAGAGGTAGCGCGCGTAGTCGAAGCCGTCATTCCCACTCTCGGGCGGCGAGAGGCTGCCGGTGAGGCGCACCCTGTCCCCGACCCCGGCCGAGAGGTCGCCGGCGAAGACCTCGACCCCGCCCCCGCGCAGCACCTCGCGCCCCCCGTACCACAACCGCTCGACGCGTACGTCGGCCCGGTAGCCGAAGCCCCCGCGTACCGGCGGGGATGCCACCCGCCCGAGCACGGTCACGCCGTCGGGTTCGATGGCGGCGAAGTCCGCGAGCGGGTCGGGAGCCGAGGCGTGGAGGGCGGCCACCCCCCACCCGGCGGCGACGAAGAGCGGGGCGAGGAGGGACATCGGGCGCCACCCTTCGGGGACGATCCCCTCCCACAGGGCGGCTCCTCCTGCCACGGCGAGGGCGGCCAGGACGAGCGCCGGGGCGAAGCGGGGGGCGGCCGTCCCGGCGACGGCGCCGCAGGAGAAGAGCAGCGCCCACAGATCCAGCCGGACCGGCGGGGAGAGGTCGAGGGGGAGATCCGGCTCAGTAAACCGTGGCAAAGGGCTTTATCTTCTCCAGCGTGGCCGGGCCTATCCCCGGCACCTCCTCCAGCTCGTCGAGACTCCGGAACGGCCCGTGCCCCATGCGGTACTCGATGATCGCGCGGGCCGTCGCGGGCCCGACCTCCGGCAGCTCGTCGAGCTCCTCCGGCCCCGCGGTGTTGACGTTCACAAGGAGCGGCTTCTGGGCCTCGCGGGCGGCCTGCTCGAGCGAGAGCCGGTAGACGACGTGCGGAGCACCCCCGGAGGCGTGTGAGGCGTACCAGGCCCCGCCGGCGAGCACGGCGAGGACAGCGAGGCATACGATCAGGTAGTGCCGCAGGCGGGCCGGGCGCGGTGGTTCAGCGCCCCTGGTTCCCCCTGTCTCGAAGCCCCTCATCCTCGGTGGGTTTATCGGACGGGGGCGGGGGTCGCTTTAGCGCTTACCAGCCCGAGACCGCGCCCTTGGTCTGCTCGAGCGAGAGTAGCGCCTCGCGCACGGCCTCGAGCGAGGTGTAGCGGGGCTCGTAGCCGAGAAGCCGCCGGGCCTTCTCGATCGAGCAGTTCGGGCTGTGGGCGATGTGGTCCCAGGTGGCCTCGGCCGCCTCCTCCGAGACGCCGCCGCGCCACTCCTCGAACGGGACGAAGCGTAGATGCGCCTCGCGTCCGAACCACCCGGCGACGGCCTCGGCGTAGCCGCGCAGCGTGACCGCCTGCGGCGAGACGACGTGGAAGCTCTCCCCGACCGAGGCGCTCCAGGAGGAGAGTGCCCGCACGAAAGCCTGCGCCACGTCGTCGGCGTGGACGTGGTGGACGGTCTCGAGCCCCAGGTTGGGGAGCGGGAGCTCCTCGCCGCGGGCGAGGGCCCCGAAGACGGCCGGCTCGAAGTTCCCCTGCGGGTTGACGGGCACCCACCCCTCCCCGACGATGTGTCCGGGGTGCAGGACGGTCGCGGGGAGGCGGCCGCGCCGGGCCTCCGCGAGGAGGTAGGCTTCGATCCTCGCCTTGTTCGTCCCGTACTCGCCGAACGGGCGGCGTGCTTGATCCTCGGTCGTTGGAACCCGCGTGCTGTGCCCGTGCACCCAGATCGTCCCGCAGTGCAGGAAGTGTTCGACCCGCCCGCGCAGCGCCTCCGCGAGCTGCCGGGCGCTCTCGGGGGTGAAGCAGATCAGGTCGATCACCGCGTCAGGGTCGAGGTCTCGCACGAACGCGCCGAAGTCCCCCCTGCTCTCCAGCTTCCCGCGGTCGGCCTCGACCCGCCGCACCCGCCCCCAGGCCGGGTGTTCCCTGTAGGGTTCCCTCCTCCCCCGGCTCACCGCGACGACCTCGTGCCCCTCCTCGGCGAGGCGCGGCACGAGGTAGGTGCCGATGTGACCGCTCGCTCCTACGACGACGACCCGCATGCTACGAAGCTCCTCCCTCGGGTGCACACCGACCGGATGATAGAGGAGGGGAGGGGTGATTGCATGGGCGCGTGTTGTGGAGCCGACGGGGCTCGAACCCGTGACCTCCACGCTGCCAGCGTGGCGCTCTCCCAGCTGAGCTACGGCCCCAAAGGTGAGGCTGGCAAAGTATAAGGGGCATCCCCCCGGGTGTCAAACGGCGGGGCTAGCCCTCCCAGCGCTCCTGCGGGGCGGCGCGCCAGAGGGACTCCAGCCTGTAGTAGTCGCGCGCCTCGTCGGTGAGGATGTGCACCACGACGTCGTAGAAGTCCAGGCTGATCCAGGAGGATCCCTCGTCCGTACGGCTGGAGCGCGGACGGTGGCCGGCCTCCTTCATCCTGCCCACGACCTCCTCGGCGACCCGCCGGGTCTGGCGCTCGGTCCCGGCGCTCGCCACGACGAAGTAGTCGGTGTAGGAGACCATGCCCCGCAGGTCGATGATCGTGACGTCGTTGGCGAGCATGTCGCCCGCGGCCCTCGCCGCAGTGGTGGCCATCTCGCGGCTCATCTCCTCCGGATCCTCCCGGTAGGCCTGCTCGCGGCTGCGGGCCGGTTCGCTGCGGCTCACGGCTTCTCCTTCTCCTTCAAGCTCTCTCCTTTCTTCGAACCGTCGTCCGCGTAGAGGTTCTTGCGCGCCATGATCCTGTAGACCTCCTCCGGTACCAGGTAACGTACGCTCCTCCCGCGCAGCATCCGGCGCCGGATGCCCGAGGCGGAGATGTCCACCCGCGAGCACTCGACGGGGATGATCCTGTCGTAGTTGTTCAGCGCGTCCTCCAGGTGGCTGAGCTTCGAGAGGTCGTAGCCGGGGCGGGTGGCGGCGACCATGACCACCTCCTCGAGCAGCCGGTCAGGCTCCTTCCAGGAGAGGAGGTTGGAGACCTCGTCCGCCCCGGCGATGAAGTACCACTCGACGTGCGGGTGGCGCTCCTTGAGCAGCCGGACGGTCTCGACGCTGTACATCGGGCGCCCGGCCTCTATCTCGATGGTGTCGACCGAGAAGCGCGGGTTGGCGGCCGTCGCGGCGCGCACCATCTCGAGCCGGTCGGCGACGCTCGCCCGCAGGCTGGAGGCCTTCTTGTGCGGCGGGATCCCGCCGGGGACGAAGACCACCTCCTCGAGATCGAGCTCGTCGGCGACCTGCTCGGCGATGATCAGGTGCCCCTGATGGATCGGGTCGAAGGTGCCGCCGAAGATGCCCTTCCTCATCTGAAGTCGAACTCCACCCCGCCGATCCTGACCTCGTCCCCGGGCCGGGCCCCGGCCCTCCGGAGCGCGGCCACGACCCCCCGGCGCTCGAGCTGCCGCTGGAAGTGCTCGACGCCCTCCCTGCTCTCCCAGTCGGTCTTGAGCGCGAGCCGCTCTATCTCCTCCCCGGAGACCTCGTAGTACCCCTCGGAGGCGCGCTCGACCCGCAGCCCCTTCCACCGCGGGCGGAAGACCCGGTGCGCCCGCGTCCCGGCCGCGGAGGCTCCCTCCTCCCGTTCGAGGTGCGCCAGGCGCTCCCTGAAGGCCTCGCGCAGCTCCTCCACCCCCTCGCCCGAGAGGGCGGAGACCTGCAGCGCCCCGGGGAAGGCCTCGCGGAGATACCCGCGCAGCTCCTCGTCGAGCAGGTCCACCTTGTTCAGCACGGTGAGCGTCGGCTTGCGCGAGAGCCCGGCCGCGCGCAACTCGGCGAGGAGCACCTCCCGCGCCTCCTCCGGGCTCTCCCCCGCGTCCAGCACGATCGCGAGCAGCCGCGCCCGGGCCACGTGGCGCAGGAAGCGGTTGCCCAGCCCCCGCCCCTCGCTCGCCCCGGCGATGAGCCCGGGGATGTCCGCCACGACGAACGGCTGCGGGTAGCCACTCTCGTCGACCACCCCGAGCGAGGGCGTGAGCGTGGTGAAGGGGTAGTCGCCGACCTTCGGGTGCGCCGCAGAGAGCGCGCGGAGCAGCGAGGACTTCCCGGCGTTCGGCAGCCCGACGAGCCCGACGTCCGAGAGGACGCGCAGCTCCAGGCGCACCTCGCGCTCCTCCCCCGGCAGCCCCCGCTCCCGGAAGGCCGGCGCACGCCGCGTCGGGCTCTTGAACGAGGCGTTGCCCCGCCCGCCCTCGCCGCCGCGCGCCGCGACGAAACGCTCCCCCTCGCGCGAGAGGTCGGCGAGAAGGCCCGAGGAATCGTACACGAGCGTTCCGAGGGGCACCGGGAGCACCACGTCCCTGCCGCGCTCCCCGGTGCGGTTGTTGCCCGAGCCGTGCCCGCCGCGACCGGCCTTTATCACCCGGCGGTAGAGGTACGGCTCGAGCGTCGAGAGGTCCGCGGTGGCCTCGAGGATGACACTCCCGCCGTCCCCCCCGCGCCCGCCGTCGGGACCGCCGCGCGGCTTGTACTTCTCGCGGTTGAAGGAGACGCTCCCGTCCCCGCCGCGACCGCCCCGGACGACGAAGCTGACCTCGTCTACGAACTGCAAGGGGGCTACATCCCCCCCACCTTCGGGATCAGACCGGCGCCTCCTCGACGACGCTCACCACGCTGCGGCCCCGCGAGCGCTCGAAGCGCACCCGGCCGTCGACTTTCGCGAACAGGGTGTCGTCCGAGCCGAGGCCCACGTTGTGCCCCGGACGCACCTTCGTCCCCCGCTGCCGGACGATGATGCTCCCGGCGGAGACGCGCTGGCCGCCGAAGGCCTTCACCCCGAGCCGCTTGCCCGCCGAGTCGCGCCCGTTGCGGGAGGAGCCTCCACCCTTCTTGTGCGCCATCTGCTATACCTCCGTTATCCTGATCTTCGTGAGCGACTGACGGTGGCCGGTCTTCTTCCGGTAGCCCTTCTTCGGCTTGTACTTGTAGATATGGAGCTTCTCGCCCTTGAGGTGCTCGACGATCTCGGCCTTCGCCGTGCCGCCGAACTCGTAGCTCCCCTCGCCCCCGGAGAGGCTAACCGGAAGCTCGACCACGTCCCCGACCTCGCCCGGGAGCCGCTCGACGAGCAGCTCCTGATCCTTTCGTACCCTGTACTGTTTTCCACCGCTCTTTATGACCACGAACATCTCGTTTCCTCTCTTCTCCGTGAGCTCAATCGGATGAGACCGAACCCAACGTCTCTTCGCAAGGATCGGGAGGTTAGTATACCAGAGAGAGCCTAGATCCCCTCTTCCCGGCGCGGCAGCTGGCGGGCGCGCATCGCGATGCTCTCCAGGAGCCCCACGGCCATCACGTCGACCACCAGGCTGCTGCGGCCGTAGCTTATGAACGGCAGCGGGATCCCGGCGACCGGCATGATCCCCATCGTCATCCCGATGTTCACGAAGACGTGGAACAGAAAGATCGTCGAGATGCCCGCCGCGAGCAGCACCCCGAAGCGATCGCGGGCTATCGTCGCCACCCGCAACGAACGCCAGATGAGTACGAAGAACAACCCGATGATCAGCACGCTCCCGACGAACCCGATCCTCTCCGCCAGGTTCGAGAAGATAAAGTCGGTGTGGTCCTCCGGCAGGAACCCCAGGTTCGCGAGCGTCGTCGCCCCGAGGCCCTTCCCGAAGAAGCCCCCCGAGCCTATCGCCATCCGCGACTGGCAGACCTGGTAGCTGATGCCGCTCGTGCAGTCGTGGTTGAGAAAAGCCGTGATGCGGGCGATCTGGTAGTCGGGGATGAGCCCGAGCTTCACGGCGATCCCCCCGACGACGGTCCCGACGAGGACGAGCCCCCCGAGCTGCCATATCCTCGCCCCCGCCGCGTAGGTGACCACCAGGAAGATCGCGCCGAAGACCCCGGCCGTGCCCAGGTCGGGCTGCAGAAAGACCAGAAACGCGGGCACCGCCGTGAGTGCGAGAGCCTTCAGCAGCACGGGTAGCCTTCCGGCATTGCTCGAGGCCAGATACCCCGCGAGCACCACCACCATGAGCGGCTTGGCGAACTCCGAGGGCTGCACCTGCACCGGGCCCACATCGATCCAGCGCTGCGCTCCACCGGCCGAGACGCCGACCACCAGGACCACCGCGAGCATCGCCAGCACCACCCCGTAGATGGGGCGCAGGAAGCGCCGCCAGACACGGTAATCGACAAGCGCGAGAATTACCGCACCAGCGAGGCCGACGACGAGCCCCTGCGTCTGGCTTATCGCGTAGGCCCGCTGATCGCTCTGCCCCGCGATGTAGGCCGCCCCGATGCCCACGCCACACAGGGCCAGGCAGGTGAGCAGAAGGATCACGTCCAGCGAGCGGAGCCGGGAGGGAAGCCCCTCCGCACTCCGCTGTCCTGCACGCTGCCCGGTTATCAGGTCCATCCGATCCCCCTCACCCTGACACGCCGCAGGAGCCAAATACCGAACAGGTACGCGAGGGCACCGTTTATCACCGCGTCCGGCAGGACGCCGAGAAGGACAAACCTCCCGAGCGGGGGTCCGTTCATCCCCGCCAGTTCGGTGCCCAGCAGATGTATGATATCGTAGGCCGCAACCGAGAAGGCCGCCCCTTGCGTCAGCAGCAGCCGCTCTATACCCTTCACCTGTACCCTCCCGAGCCTGAGCGCGATCGCCGCGGCCACCAGCCCCCCGAGGGAACCCACCCCGAAGAGCCCCTCACCCAGGGCGTCCACGAGCACCCCGCCGAAGAACCCGAGCAGGAGCCCCTGCACCTCCTCGAGCCCGAAGGCGCAGATTACGACCGCGATCAGGGTGAGGTGCGGCGAGATCGTACCGAAGGTCAGGTAAGGCCCGATTATAGCCTCGATGATCGCCGCCACCACGACGAGCAGCACGGACCGGCCGACAGAGGTGCGCTCTACCATCCCGTGATCACCCGCACCTCCTCGAGATCGTCCGGGTGCACCGCGGGAGCCACGACGATCTTCTTGTACTGGTTGATGTCCTGGGAGCTCACCGACTTCACCCGGCCGACCAAAAGCCCCTGCGGGAACATCAGGCGGAAGCTCCCGGCCCTACCGCTGGTGATGACGTAGTCGCCGGGACGCACGTGCGCGCTCTGGTTGACGTAGTCGACCCCGAGATATCCTTCGTAGCTGGCCTCGAGCAACCCCTCGGGCGCGCTTCCCGAGCCGCCGGACTTCCTCGGCACGATCTCGACCCCGGCCTTGAAGCTCTGGTCGGTCACCAGTATCACCTCTGCGGTATTGGCGCTCACCTGCGCCGTCCGGCCGACGAGGATGTTGTCCCCGACCACCACCGGCTGCCCCGGTCTGACCCCATCGCTCGATCCCACGTTTATCATCACCCGGTCGGTGAACTGCCCGCCTATCGGTGAGATCACCTGTGCCAGCGGCGCGTAGCGGTAGTTCGGACGGCTCCCTTTGAGCATCGTCCGCAGCCGGTCGTTCTGCCGGGTGAGCGCAGCCACCCGGGCAGAGAGAGCTTCGTTCTTCTGCCGCAGGCGGCGCACCTCCCGGGAGCTCGCCCGGCCACCCCCGAAGACCCCCGAGAGCGCGTCCCCGGCGGTCTTGAAGGGATGGGAGACGGCGGCGACCGCCGTGCGCCCCGGACGCAGCACCTCCGCCGCACCGAGCTGCACCGTATGCAGCGGCCCCGAGTCGCCCTCCTTCGTGTAGACCGTAAACAGCACCGCACTCGCCACCAGCAGGATGATGAACGCCGGCAGGCCGCCGGAAGAGCGGGAACGCTTGCGTCGCCCCATCATCCCCTAAGCCGGGGAGAGCGCGCCGC comes from Rubrobacter calidifluminis and encodes:
- the rsfS gene encoding ribosome silencing factor, whose translation is MSRSEPARSREQAYREDPEEMSREMATTAARAAGDMLANDVTIIDLRGMVSYTDYFVVASAGTERQTRRVAEEVVGRMKEAGHRPRSSRTDEGSSWISLDFYDVVVHILTDEARDYYRLESLWRAAPQERWEG
- the rplU gene encoding 50S ribosomal protein L21; amino-acid sequence: MFVVIKSGGKQYRVRKDQELLVERLPGEVGDVVELPVSLSGGEGSYEFGGTAKAEIVEHLKGEKLHIYKYKPKKGYRKKTGHRQSLTKIRITEV
- the nadD gene encoding nicotinate-nucleotide adenylyltransferase; the encoded protein is MRKGIFGGTFDPIHQGHLIIAEQVADELDLEEVVFVPGGIPPHKKASSLRASVADRLEMVRAATAANPRFSVDTIEIEAGRPMYSVETVRLLKERHPHVEWYFIAGADEVSNLLSWKEPDRLLEEVVMVAATRPGYDLSKLSHLEDALNNYDRIIPVECSRVDISASGIRRRMLRGRSVRYLVPEEVYRIMARKNLYADDGSKKGESLKEKEKP
- the mreC gene encoding rod shape-determining protein MreC, whose amino-acid sequence is MGRRKRSRSSGGLPAFIILLVASAVLFTVYTKEGDSGPLHTVQLGAAEVLRPGRTAVAAVSHPFKTAGDALSGVFGGGRASSREVRRLRQKNEALSARVAALTRQNDRLRTMLKGSRPNYRYAPLAQVISPIGGQFTDRVMINVGSSDGVRPGQPVVVGDNILVGRTAQVSANTAEVILVTDQSFKAGVEIVPRKSGGSGSAPEGLLEASYEGYLGVDYVNQSAHVRPGDYVITSGRAGSFRLMFPQGLLVGRVKSVSSQDINQYKKIVVAPAVHPDDLEEVRVITGW
- the rodA gene encoding rod shape-determining protein RodA, coding for MDLITGQRAGQRSAEGLPSRLRSLDVILLLTCLALCGVGIGAAYIAGQSDQRAYAISQTQGLVVGLAGAVILALVDYRVWRRFLRPIYGVVLAMLAVVLVVGVSAGGAQRWIDVGPVQVQPSEFAKPLMVVVLAGYLASSNAGRLPVLLKALALTAVPAFLVFLQPDLGTAGVFGAIFLVVTYAAGARIWQLGGLVLVGTVVGGIAVKLGLIPDYQIARITAFLNHDCTSGISYQVCQSRMAIGSGGFFGKGLGATTLANLGFLPEDHTDFIFSNLAERIGFVGSVLIIGLFFVLIWRSLRVATIARDRFGVLLAAGISTIFLFHVFVNIGMTMGIMPVAGIPLPFISYGRSSLVVDVMAVGLLESIAMRARQLPRREEGI
- the rpmA gene encoding 50S ribosomal protein L27, whose translation is MAHKKGGGSSRNGRDSAGKRLGVKAFGGQRVSAGSIIVRQRGTKVRPGHNVGLGSDDTLFAKVDGRVRFERSRGRSVVSVVEEAPV
- the obgE gene encoding GTPase ObgE: MQFVDEVSFVVRGGRGGDGSVSFNREKYKPRGGPDGGRGGDGGSVILEATADLSTLEPYLYRRVIKAGRGGHGSGNNRTGERGRDVVLPVPLGTLVYDSSGLLADLSREGERFVAARGGEGGRGNASFKSPTRRAPAFRERGLPGEEREVRLELRVLSDVGLVGLPNAGKSSLLRALSAAHPKVGDYPFTTLTPSLGVVDESGYPQPFVVADIPGLIAGASEGRGLGNRFLRHVARARLLAIVLDAGESPEEAREVLLAELRAAGLSRKPTLTVLNKVDLLDEELRGYLREAFPGALQVSALSGEGVEELREAFRERLAHLEREEGASAAGTRAHRVFRPRWKGLRVERASEGYYEVSGEEIERLALKTDWESREGVEHFQRQLERRGVVAALRRAGARPGDEVRIGGVEFDFR
- the rpsT gene encoding 30S ribosomal protein S20 is translated as MPAPSKRERQNRRRYERNRSVRTRLRNLSKRFYRALEAGEVEQARALRDTSQKEYAKATTKGIIHRNKASRKLSRLDRALAKVSSRGEREG
- a CDS encoding NAD-dependent epimerase/dehydratase family protein, which translates into the protein MRVVVVGASGHIGTYLVPRLAEEGHEVVAVSRGRREPYREHPAWGRVRRVEADRGKLESRGDFGAFVRDLDPDAVIDLICFTPESARQLAEALRGRVEHFLHCGTIWVHGHSTRVPTTEDQARRPFGEYGTNKARIEAYLLAEARRGRLPATVLHPGHIVGEGWVPVNPQGNFEPAVFGALARGEELPLPNLGLETVHHVHADDVAQAFVRALSSWSASVGESFHVVSPQAVTLRGYAEAVAGWFGREAHLRFVPFEEWRGGVSEEAAEATWDHIAHSPNCSIEKARRLLGYEPRYTSLEAVREALLSLEQTKGAVSGW
- a CDS encoding ComEA family DNA-binding protein, which encodes MRGFETGGTRGAEPPRPARLRHYLIVCLAVLAVLAGGAWYASHASGGAPHVVYRLSLEQAAREAQKPLLVNVNTAGPEELDELPEVGPATARAIIEYRMGHGPFRSLDELEEVPGIGPATLEKIKPFATVY
- a CDS encoding ComEC/Rec2 family competence protein produces the protein MPRFTEPDLPLDLSPPVRLDLWALLFSCGAVAGTAAPRFAPALVLAALAVAGGAALWEGIVPEGWRPMSLLAPLFVAAGWGVAALHASAPDPLADFAAIEPDGVTVLGRVASPPVRGGFGYRADVRVERLWYGGREVLRGGGVEVFAGDLSAGVGDRVRLTGSLSPPESGNDGFDYARYLSTKGISAVLEARSVRLVEGGGWVGEVHRRAREALGYGLAPREAAVVQGMVLGDESLIPEDLQQDFRRSGIAHVLAISGQHVAVITAALYVLLRLIGLPLAARGPAALAIVWLYIVIAGAPPSAVRAGVASGFVLLAPTFRRQLSPLHFTGAMLALVLAFNPRLLYSVGFQLSVAAVGGILLLREPLARLLSPAFRGRVRWVREALAVSLAAQIATAPILAASFGQVSVAGVLANLLAVPLSGPILVLGMLGALSGSFLAPLAYPVNAANGFLVVLLEHVAGGFSALPFAAVTTGGVGVGMEALLYAGCLPAALSGALGRGRMKLWGAVALLWSALWLALLGWAAG
- the holA gene encoding DNA polymerase III subunit delta; the encoded protein is MGVYLLLGDDEERKRRGIERLRKGRDAVIFEADSRSPEEVVSACNSAPLFGEGSLVVVRGIDAWNARQKELITRYLENPAQGTDLVLIGEKLGARERLRAAVERAGEVHELKQPTGRALARWAARRAKELGTELPEDVAAELARRCSEDKLRVISEIEKLSLYREGERISREDLDALCPPDVQSNIFAFVDALAEGRRRPALEALARLFATGEPPLRVVYMMRRQFRLVGRALDLVQEGAAPRELAGQLGVPPFVARKLAEQARNLNPADIERALSVLLALESGLKGRSDLEARLQVELATIELCRERAS
- the mreD gene encoding rod shape-determining protein MreD → MVERTSVGRSVLLVVVAAIIEAIIGPYLTFGTISPHLTLIAVVICAFGLEEVQGLLLGFFGGVLVDALGEGLFGVGSLGGLVAAAIALRLGRVQVKGIERLLLTQGAAFSVAAYDIIHLLGTELAGMNGPPLGRFVLLGVLPDAVINGALAYLFGIWLLRRVRVRGIGWT